From a region of the Rhodobium gokarnense genome:
- the recJ gene encoding single-stranded-DNA-specific exonuclease RecJ, with amino-acid sequence MLQPTGFCDDPETRAVLGVTRSVSGRVWRERLDAPAALAAETIAQRHGLPDIIARVIAARGVAPDAAEGFLEPRLKTLMCDPSVLTDMDAAAARIADAVMAGTQIAVFADYDVDGATSSALLARFLRSLGADPLIRIPDRIAEGYGPNPEAVSEFAEAGAKLLVTVDCGTSPCAAFEEAAKRGLDVVVLDHHQAGLDLPAVSALVNPNRQDDLSGEGHLAAVGVTFLAVVAVNRELRRRGFYARTGTPEPNLISWLDLVALGTVADVVPLKGLNRAFVVQGLDILRRRGNVGLAALADIARLSGPPSPYHLGFLLGPRINAGGRIGDAEMGMRLLTSDDAAEAADIARQLDTLNAERQALEAETLIEADAQVAVVASGGNRQVIVAHGEGWHAGVVGLVASRLKERYRRPAFAIAFSGDTGTGSGRSVSGVDLGAAVRKAAAEGLLVKGGGHAMAAGLTLSKDRLEDFEAFLEEALGEAAMAARENDALSIDGALTAGGATTELCEMLEKAGPFGAGHPQPVFAFPAHRVTYAEPVGNGHVRCTIAGSGGVSLKGIAFRAAEEPLGEALLSARGGALHLAGSIGLDHWRGQKKVQLRLIDAADPLKG; translated from the coding sequence GTGCTCCAGCCAACGGGCTTTTGTGACGATCCCGAGACCCGTGCCGTTCTCGGCGTCACCCGCTCCGTCAGCGGCCGCGTCTGGCGCGAGCGGCTCGATGCGCCCGCGGCCCTGGCGGCCGAGACCATCGCCCAGCGCCACGGCCTTCCCGACATCATCGCAAGGGTGATCGCGGCACGGGGCGTCGCCCCCGATGCCGCCGAAGGTTTCTTGGAGCCGCGCCTCAAGACGCTGATGTGCGATCCGTCCGTGCTCACCGACATGGACGCTGCGGCCGCCCGCATCGCCGATGCTGTGATGGCGGGAACGCAGATCGCCGTCTTCGCCGACTACGACGTCGATGGTGCCACGTCATCCGCGCTCCTTGCCCGCTTCCTGAGGTCGCTCGGCGCCGATCCTCTCATCCGCATCCCGGACCGTATTGCGGAAGGCTACGGCCCGAACCCGGAAGCGGTTTCAGAGTTCGCCGAAGCCGGTGCAAAACTCCTCGTCACCGTCGACTGCGGCACCAGCCCCTGCGCGGCATTCGAGGAGGCGGCGAAACGCGGGCTCGACGTCGTCGTCCTCGATCACCACCAGGCCGGGCTCGACCTTCCGGCGGTCTCGGCCCTCGTCAATCCGAACCGCCAGGACGACCTCTCCGGCGAGGGGCACCTCGCCGCCGTCGGCGTCACGTTCCTCGCCGTCGTCGCCGTCAACCGCGAGCTTCGCCGCCGCGGCTTCTACGCCCGCACGGGAACGCCCGAACCCAACCTCATCTCCTGGCTCGATCTCGTAGCGCTCGGCACCGTCGCCGACGTCGTTCCGCTGAAGGGCCTCAACCGTGCCTTCGTCGTCCAGGGCCTCGACATCCTGCGCCGGCGCGGCAATGTCGGGCTCGCCGCGCTCGCCGACATCGCCCGGCTGTCCGGCCCGCCGTCTCCCTATCACCTCGGCTTTTTGCTCGGGCCCCGCATCAATGCCGGCGGCCGCATCGGCGATGCGGAGATGGGCATGCGGCTGCTGACGTCGGACGATGCCGCCGAGGCCGCCGACATCGCGCGCCAGCTCGACACCCTCAACGCCGAGCGCCAGGCGCTGGAGGCCGAGACGCTGATAGAAGCCGATGCCCAGGTCGCGGTCGTGGCTAGCGGCGGCAACCGCCAGGTCATCGTCGCCCATGGCGAGGGCTGGCACGCCGGCGTCGTCGGCCTCGTCGCCTCGCGCCTGAAGGAGCGCTATCGCCGCCCGGCCTTCGCCATCGCCTTTTCCGGCGATACCGGCACGGGTTCCGGCCGCTCCGTCTCCGGCGTCGACCTCGGTGCGGCGGTCCGCAAGGCCGCCGCGGAGGGTCTTCTCGTCAAGGGCGGGGGCCACGCCATGGCCGCCGGCCTGACGCTCTCAAAAGACCGGCTGGAAGATTTCGAGGCTTTTTTGGAAGAAGCCCTTGGCGAAGCGGCGATGGCCGCCCGCGAAAACGATGCGCTTTCCATCGACGGCGCGCTGACCGCCGGCGGCGCGACGACGGAACTCTGCGAGATGCTGGAAAAGGCCGGCCCCTTCGGCGCCGGGCATCCGCAGCCGGTGTTCGCCTTTCCCGCACATCGCGTGACCTATGCCGAGCCCGTCGGCAACGGCCATGTCCGCTGCACCATCGCCGGCTCCGGCGGCGTCTCCCTGAAGGGCATTGCGTTCCGCGCCGCGGAAGAGCCTCTCGGTGAGGCGCTTCTGTCCGCCCGCGGCGGCGCACTCCACCTCGCCGGCTCCATCGGCCTCGACCATTGGCGCGGCCAGAAGAAGGTCCAGCTCCGGCTTATCGATGCGGCCGACCCGCTGAAGGGCTGA
- the phaC gene encoding class I poly(R)-hydroxyalkanoic acid synthase codes for MESGTDDTNLPYLVKDPEVFAQNLARVIEEAGKAMAAYSEPREKGEIQSDLADTIAEIIKTLSRVGEYWLSDPQRTFEAQMRLWSGFMELWGASMRRMLGEASSPTIEPDPRDKRFQDPEWQKNQFFDFLKQAYLITSQWAETMVADAADLDEHTRHKADFYVKQIANALSPTNFILTNPELLRETLDSNGENLVRGMHMLAEDIKAGGGDLRLRQSDPTKFKVGENLATTPGKVIFQNDICQVLQYTPTTDEVLKRPLLIVPPWINKFYILDLNADKSFIRWAVGEGHTVFVISWVNPDQRLARKSFEHYMLEGVLEALKVVEQATGEKQVNAVGYCVGGTLLAVTLAYLAAKKDKRIASATFFTTQIDFTHAGDLKVFVDEEQIEAVERRMAERGYLEGRRMANAFNLLRSNDLIWPYVVNNYLKGREPFPFDLLYWNSDATRMPAANHSFYLRNCYLENNLSQKRMVVGGVTLDLSKSKVPIFNLAAREDHIAPAKSVFLGCTSFGGPVEYVMAGSGHIAGVVNPPSRNKYQYWTGGKPTGSFESWVGKAKETPGSWWPYWQQWVSGLAGEKVKARKPGGGKLKPIEDAPGSYVRMRD; via the coding sequence ATGGAGTCCGGCACCGACGACACCAATCTGCCCTATCTCGTCAAGGATCCCGAAGTCTTTGCGCAGAATCTGGCCCGCGTCATCGAGGAGGCCGGAAAGGCGATGGCCGCCTATTCGGAGCCGCGGGAAAAGGGCGAGATCCAGTCCGACCTTGCCGATACCATCGCCGAGATTATCAAGACCCTGTCGCGGGTCGGCGAATACTGGCTGTCCGATCCCCAGCGCACCTTCGAGGCGCAGATGCGGCTTTGGAGCGGCTTCATGGAGCTTTGGGGCGCTTCCATGCGCCGCATGCTGGGCGAGGCCTCCTCGCCGACGATCGAGCCCGATCCGCGCGACAAGCGCTTCCAGGATCCGGAGTGGCAGAAGAACCAGTTCTTCGACTTCTTGAAGCAGGCCTATCTCATCACCTCGCAATGGGCCGAGACGATGGTCGCCGACGCCGCCGACCTCGACGAGCACACGCGGCACAAGGCCGATTTCTACGTCAAGCAGATCGCCAATGCGCTGTCGCCGACCAACTTCATCCTGACCAATCCGGAACTTTTGCGCGAGACGCTGGATTCCAACGGCGAGAACCTGGTGCGCGGCATGCACATGCTGGCCGAGGACATCAAGGCGGGCGGCGGCGACCTGCGGCTGCGCCAGTCCGACCCGACGAAGTTCAAGGTCGGAGAGAACCTGGCGACGACGCCCGGCAAGGTGATCTTCCAGAACGACATCTGCCAGGTGCTGCAATACACGCCGACGACGGACGAGGTGCTGAAGCGGCCGCTCCTGATCGTGCCGCCCTGGATCAACAAGTTCTACATCCTCGACCTCAACGCGGACAAATCCTTCATCCGATGGGCGGTCGGCGAGGGCCACACCGTCTTCGTCATCTCCTGGGTCAACCCGGACCAGCGCCTCGCCCGCAAGAGCTTCGAGCACTACATGCTGGAAGGCGTGCTGGAAGCGCTGAAGGTCGTCGAACAGGCGACCGGGGAAAAGCAGGTCAACGCCGTCGGCTACTGCGTGGGCGGCACGCTGCTGGCCGTTACCCTCGCCTATCTGGCGGCCAAGAAGGACAAGCGGATCGCCAGCGCCACCTTCTTCACCACCCAGATCGACTTCACCCATGCCGGCGACCTGAAGGTCTTCGTCGACGAGGAGCAGATCGAGGCGGTGGAGCGGCGGATGGCCGAGCGCGGCTATCTGGAAGGCAGGCGCATGGCCAACGCCTTCAACCTTCTGCGCTCCAACGACCTGATCTGGCCCTATGTGGTCAACAACTACCTGAAGGGGCGCGAGCCGTTCCCCTTCGACCTCCTCTACTGGAACTCCGACGCCACACGGATGCCGGCTGCGAACCACTCCTTCTACCTGCGCAACTGCTATCTGGAGAACAATCTCAGCCAGAAGCGGATGGTGGTCGGCGGCGTCACCCTCGACCTTTCCAAGTCGAAGGTGCCGATCTTCAACCTTGCCGCCCGCGAGGATCACATCGCGCCGGCGAAATCGGTGTTCCTCGGCTGCACCTCCTTCGGCGGGCCGGTCGAATACGTCATGGCCGGGTCCGGCCATATCGCCGGCGTCGTCAACCCGCCGTCGCGCAACAAGTACCAGTACTGGACGGGCGGCAAACCGACCGGCAGCTTCGAGAGCTGGGTCGGCAAGGCAAAGGAGACGCCCGGCTCCTGGTGGCCCTACTGGCAGCAATGGGTCTCAGGCCTTGCCGGTGAAAAGGTGAAGGCGCGAAAGCCGGGCGGCGGCAAGCTGAAGCCGATCGAGGACGCGCCCGGCAGCTATGTCAGGATGCGGGACTGA
- a CDS encoding DUF6653 family protein, which yields MKKGNKDRLRYDEWLSRLFRMDDGVWRRHASGWSVWTRAASLPLLVLAVWSHRWVGIGGALSLVGLVAVWTYLNPRIFPAPKRTDTWHARATFGERVWLNRHRIPIPRHHAVVAHILAGIAATGAVIALWGTFLAAFWPTLIGIVIVLLGKFWFLDRMVWLYQDMKDMDPIYRSWERIPVNDNEAARKWPRRKRREG from the coding sequence ATGAAGAAAGGCAACAAGGACCGACTGCGCTACGACGAGTGGCTGAGCCGCCTGTTCCGGATGGATGACGGCGTCTGGCGCCGGCACGCCAGCGGCTGGAGCGTCTGGACCCGGGCGGCGAGCCTGCCGCTCCTGGTGCTCGCGGTCTGGAGCCATCGCTGGGTCGGCATCGGCGGCGCGCTCTCCCTCGTCGGGCTCGTCGCCGTCTGGACCTATCTCAATCCGCGCATCTTCCCTGCGCCCAAGCGCACCGACACCTGGCACGCGCGGGCGACCTTCGGCGAGCGGGTCTGGCTCAATCGCCACCGCATCCCGATCCCGCGCCACCATGCGGTCGTCGCGCATATCCTTGCAGGCATCGCCGCGACCGGCGCGGTGATCGCGCTCTGGGGCACGTTCCTCGCCGCGTTCTGGCCGACGCTCATCGGCATCGTCATCGTGCTTTTGGGAAAATTCTGGTTCCTCGACCGCATGGTCTGGCTCTACCAGGACATGAAGGACATGGACCCGATCTACCGCTCCTGGGAGCGCATCCCGGTCAACGACAACGAAGCGGCCCGCAAATGGCCGCGGCGGAAGCGGCGGGAGGGGTAA
- a CDS encoding homoserine dehydrogenase — translation MQEVLRAGLAGLGTVGASVVRLIARHENDLAVRCGRPMRVAAVSARSRDKDRGIDISAMEWFDDPVALATSDGIDVFVELIGGDSGPAEDAVRAALKAGKHVVTANKALLAKHGVELARLAEENGASLNFEAAVAGGIPIVKVMRESLAGNAVNRVYGILNGTCNYILTQMEQEQRSFEECLAEAQRLGYAEADPTFDIEGNDTAHKLAILTSLAFGTEIDDASIYIEGISSITLADIEAADELGYRIKLLGVAQRTETGIEQRVHPTMVPKSSAIARIDGVLNAIAVDADFVGEIVLVGPGAGGEATASSVVGDMADLGRGLSVPVLGRPAGELEPYRRARMRLHEGGYYIRLEVYDRPGAFARIAARMAEKEISLESIVQRREEGPNGKGKPTPVILITYETTEAAIREAMEQIADENVIAAAPQVIRIEKMV, via the coding sequence ATGCAGGAAGTGCTCAGAGCCGGCCTTGCAGGCCTTGGAACGGTCGGTGCCTCGGTCGTTCGGCTGATCGCCCGCCATGAAAACGATCTCGCCGTGCGCTGCGGCCGCCCGATGCGGGTGGCCGCCGTCTCCGCCCGCAGCCGCGACAAGGACCGCGGCATCGACATCTCGGCCATGGAGTGGTTCGACGATCCGGTGGCGCTGGCGACGAGCGACGGCATCGACGTCTTCGTGGAGCTGATCGGCGGCGACAGCGGCCCGGCCGAGGACGCCGTGCGCGCCGCCCTCAAGGCCGGCAAACATGTCGTTACCGCCAACAAGGCGCTGCTCGCCAAGCACGGCGTTGAGCTTGCCCGCCTTGCCGAGGAGAACGGCGCCAGCCTCAATTTCGAGGCCGCGGTCGCCGGCGGCATTCCGATCGTCAAGGTGATGCGGGAGTCGCTCGCCGGCAACGCCGTCAACCGCGTCTACGGCATCCTCAACGGCACCTGCAACTACATCCTGACCCAGATGGAGCAGGAGCAGCGCTCCTTCGAGGAATGCCTCGCCGAAGCCCAGCGGCTCGGCTATGCCGAGGCCGATCCGACCTTCGACATCGAGGGCAACGACACCGCCCACAAGCTGGCGATCCTGACCAGCCTTGCCTTCGGCACCGAGATCGACGACGCCTCGATCTATATCGAGGGCATCAGTTCCATCACGCTTGCCGACATCGAGGCCGCCGACGAACTCGGCTACCGCATCAAGCTCCTCGGCGTCGCCCAGCGCACCGAGACCGGCATCGAGCAGCGCGTCCATCCGACCATGGTGCCGAAATCCTCGGCGATTGCCCGCATCGACGGTGTCCTCAACGCGATCGCGGTCGATGCCGATTTCGTCGGCGAGATCGTGCTCGTCGGACCCGGTGCCGGCGGCGAGGCGACGGCCTCTTCGGTGGTCGGCGACATGGCCGATCTGGGCCGCGGCCTCTCCGTGCCTGTGCTCGGCCGCCCGGCCGGCGAGCTGGAGCCCTACCGCCGCGCCCGCATGCGCCTGCACGAGGGCGGCTATTACATCCGCCTGGAGGTCTACGACCGGCCCGGCGCCTTCGCCAGGATCGCCGCGCGCATGGCCGAGAAGGAAATCTCGCTGGAATCCATCGTCCAGCGCCGCGAGGAAGGCCCGAACGGCAAGGGCAAGCCGACGCCGGTAATTCTGATAACCTACGAGACCACCGAGGCGGCGATTCGCGAGGCCATGGAACAGATCGCGGACGAGAACGTGATCGCGGCCGCGCCGCAGGTCATCCGTATTGAGAAAATGGTTTAG
- a CDS encoding LL-diaminopimelate aminotransferase, producing MDEFHKIRRLPPYVFEHVNRLKASARAAGADIIDLGMGNPDLPTPEHIVEKMVETVRKPRTNRYSASKGIPGLRRAQAAYYDRRFGVKLDPETQVVATLGSKEGFANMAQAITAPGDVVLVPNPSYPIHAFGFLMAGGVIRSIPSEPGPDFFFALERAIHHSTPKPIAVILCYPSNPTACVADIEFYRDVVAFARQHEIFVLSDLAYSEIYFTETPPPSLLQVPGAMDIAVEFTSMSKTYSMPGWRMGFAVGNERLISALARVKSYLDYGAFTPIQVAAAAALNGPQDCVAEFRETYRKRRDAMVDAFARAGWEIPAPEASMFAWAPLPERFREIGSLEFSKLLVEKADVAVAPGIGFGEHGEGYVRIAMVENEQRIRQAARNVRRFLETAEETLHNVVPISARG from the coding sequence ATGGACGAATTCCACAAGATCCGCCGCCTGCCGCCTTACGTCTTTGAACACGTCAACCGCCTGAAGGCGAGCGCACGTGCCGCCGGCGCCGATATCATCGACCTCGGCATGGGCAATCCCGACCTGCCGACGCCCGAGCACATCGTGGAGAAGATGGTGGAGACCGTGCGCAAGCCGCGCACCAACCGCTATTCCGCGTCCAAGGGCATTCCGGGCCTGCGCCGCGCCCAGGCCGCCTATTACGACCGCCGCTTCGGCGTCAAGCTCGATCCGGAGACCCAGGTCGTTGCCACGCTCGGCTCCAAGGAAGGTTTCGCCAACATGGCCCAGGCGATCACCGCGCCGGGCGACGTGGTGCTGGTCCCCAATCCGAGCTATCCGATCCACGCCTTCGGGTTTTTGATGGCCGGCGGCGTCATCCGCTCCATCCCGAGCGAGCCGGGCCCGGATTTCTTCTTCGCCCTGGAGCGGGCGATCCACCATTCGACGCCGAAGCCGATTGCGGTGATCCTCTGCTACCCGTCGAACCCGACCGCCTGCGTCGCCGACATCGAGTTCTATCGCGATGTCGTCGCCTTCGCCCGCCAGCACGAGATCTTCGTGCTGTCCGATCTCGCCTATTCGGAGATCTATTTCACCGAGACGCCGCCGCCCTCGCTGTTGCAGGTGCCGGGCGCCATGGACATCGCGGTCGAATTCACCTCCATGTCGAAGACCTATTCCATGCCCGGCTGGCGCATGGGCTTTGCCGTCGGCAACGAGCGGCTCATTTCCGCGCTGGCCCGCGTAAAATCCTATCTCGACTACGGCGCCTTCACGCCGATCCAGGTCGCCGCCGCCGCCGCCCTCAACGGGCCGCAGGACTGCGTTGCCGAGTTCCGCGAGACCTATCGCAAGCGCCGCGACGCCATGGTCGACGCCTTCGCCCGCGCCGGCTGGGAGATCCCGGCGCCCGAGGCCTCCATGTTCGCCTGGGCGCCGCTGCCGGAACGCTTCCGCGAGATCGGCTCGCTGGAGTTCTCCAAGCTCCTCGTTGAAAAGGCCGACGTCGCCGTTGCGCCGGGAATCGGCTTCGGCGAGCACGGCGAGGGCTATGTCCGCATCGCCATGGTGGAAAACGAGCAGCGAATCCGCCAGGCCGCCCGCAATGTGCGCCGGTTCCTTGAAACGGCGGAGGAAACGTTGCACAACGTGGTCCCGATCAGCGCCCGCGGTTAG
- the glpX gene encoding class II fructose-bisphosphatase, whose protein sequence is MSKKKISATIDRILTIELVRVTERAAVAAARMRGRGDERAADLAAIDAMERELNHLPIDGTIVIGEGAEDAVDHLYIGEKVGTLKGPEVDVAAVALEGATLCAKNLPNALTVVAMATGGSFLNVPDVYMEKIAVGGGLPDGLIDLDATPAENLAALARAKGVAVEDLSVCILDRPRHARLIEEVREAGAAIRLIGDGDVSGVFHTTSPERSGVDIYMGTGGASEGILAAAALRCIGGQMQGRLVPRNKEERDRIKAVGLKDVERKYAIEDMVPADVYFAATGVTDGNLVRGVHFRGDEIRTHSVVMRSSTGTVRWVDACHHRLEKFHLNR, encoded by the coding sequence ATGTCGAAGAAGAAGATCAGCGCCACAATCGACCGCATCCTGACCATCGAGCTGGTCCGGGTCACCGAGCGCGCCGCGGTGGCCGCCGCCCGGATGCGCGGCCGCGGCGACGAGCGCGCCGCCGATCTCGCCGCCATCGACGCCATGGAGCGCGAACTCAACCACCTGCCGATCGACGGCACCATCGTCATCGGCGAGGGCGCCGAGGACGCCGTCGACCACCTCTATATCGGCGAGAAGGTCGGCACGCTCAAAGGCCCGGAGGTCGACGTCGCCGCCGTGGCGCTGGAAGGCGCGACGCTGTGCGCCAAGAACCTGCCGAACGCGCTCACCGTCGTCGCCATGGCGACGGGCGGCAGCTTCCTCAACGTGCCCGACGTCTACATGGAAAAGATCGCCGTCGGCGGCGGGCTTCCCGACGGGCTCATCGATCTCGACGCGACCCCGGCCGAGAACCTTGCCGCGCTCGCCAGGGCCAAGGGCGTTGCGGTCGAGGACCTCTCGGTCTGCATCCTCGACCGGCCGCGCCACGCGCGCCTCATCGAAGAGGTGCGCGAGGCGGGCGCCGCCATCCGCCTCATCGGCGACGGCGACGTCTCCGGCGTCTTCCACACCACGAGCCCCGAACGGTCCGGCGTCGACATCTATATGGGCACCGGCGGCGCCTCGGAGGGCATCCTTGCCGCCGCCGCGCTGCGTTGCATCGGCGGCCAGATGCAGGGACGCCTGGTGCCGCGCAACAAGGAAGAGCGCGACAGGATCAAGGCCGTCGGCCTCAAGGACGTGGAGCGCAAATACGCCATCGAGGACATGGTGCCGGCCGACGTCTATTTCGCCGCGACCGGCGTTACCGACGGCAATCTCGTGCGCGGCGTCCATTTCCGCGGCGACGAGATCCGCACCCACAGCGTGGTGATGCGCTCCTCCACCGGCACCGTGCGCTGGGTCGATGCCTGCCACCACCGGCTGGAAAAATTCCACCTGAACAGGTGA